One stretch of Glandiceps talaboti chromosome 7, keGlaTala1.1, whole genome shotgun sequence DNA includes these proteins:
- the LOC144437271 gene encoding histone H2A-like, which translates to MSGRGKAGKAKGKAKSRSSRAGLQFPVGRVHRFLRKGNYANRVGAGAPVYLAAVLEYLAAEILELAGNAARDNKKTRIIPRHLQLAVRNDEELNKLMGGVTIAQGGVLPNIQAVLLPKKTQSKK; encoded by the coding sequence ATGTCTGGACGTGGTAAAGCAGGTAAAGCTAAGGGTAAAGCAAAGAGCCGTTCCAGCCGTGCTGGTTTACAGTTCCCAGTCGGACGTGTGCACCGTTTCCTTCGCAAAGGCAACTATGCTAATCGCGTTGGTGCAGGTGCCCCAGTCTACTTGGCTGCCGTTCTCGAATACTTGGCCGCTGAAATCCTAGAGTTGGCAGGAAATGCTGCCCGTGACAACAAGAAGACAAGGATCATTCCACGTCACTTGCAGTTGGCTGTCCGAAATGACGAAGAATTGAACAAACTGATGGGTGGTGTTACCATTGCCCAGGGTGGTGTATTACCAAACATCCAGGCAGTACTTTTACCAAAGAAGACTCAATCCAAAAAGTAA
- the LOC144437776 gene encoding histone H4, which produces MSGRGKGGKGLGKGGAKRHRKVLRDNIQGITKPAIRRLARRGGVKRISGLIYEETRGVLKVFLENVIRDAVTYTEHAKRKTVTAMDVVYALKRQGRTLYGFGG; this is translated from the coding sequence ATGTCTGGTCGTGGTAAAGGAGGTAAAGGTCTTGGAAAAGGAGGCGCCAAGCGTCATCGTAAAGTTCTTCGTGATAACATCCAGGGTATCACTAAACCAGCTATCCGTCGTCTTGCCCGTCGTGGTGGTGTCAAACGTATTTCTGGTCTCATCTACGAAGAAACTCGTGGTGTACTAAAAGTGTTCTTGGAGAATGTCATCCGTGATGCCGTCACCTACACCGAGCACGCCAAGAGAAAGACCGTCACCGCCATGGATGTCGTCTATGCTCTGAAACGCCAAGGACGTACTTTGTACGGATTTGGTGGTTAG
- the LOC144437460 gene encoding histone H2A-like, with the protein MSGRGKAGKAKGKAKSRSSRAGLQFPVGRVHRFLRKGNYAKRVGAGAPVYLAAVLEYLAAEILELAGNAARDNKKSRIIPRHLQLAVRNDEELNKLMGGVTIAQGGVLPNIQAVLLPKKTQSKK; encoded by the coding sequence ATGTCTGGACGTGGTAAAGCAGGTAAAGCTAAGGGTAAAGCAAAGAGCCGTTCCAGCCGTGCTGGTTTACAGTTCCCAGTCGGACGTGTGCACCGTTTCCTTCGCAAAGGCAACTATGCTAAACGCGTTGGTGCAGGTGCCCCAGTCTACTTGGCTGCCGTTCTCGAATACTTGGCTGCTGAAATCCTAGAGTTGGCAGGAAATGCTGCCCGTGACAACAAGAAGAGCAGAATCATTCCACGTCACTTGCAGTTGGCTGTCCGAAATGACGAAGAATTGAACAAACTGATGGGTGGTGTTACCATTGCTCAGGGTGGTGTATTGCCAAACATCCAGGCAGTACTTTTACCAAAGAAGACTCAATCCAAAAAGTAA
- the LOC144438230 gene encoding histone H4, translating into MSGRGKGGKGLGKGGAKRHRKVLRDNIQGITKPAIRRLARRGGVKRISGLIYEETRGVLKVFLENVIRDAVTYTEHAKRKTVTAMDVVYALKRQGRTLYGFGG; encoded by the coding sequence ATGTCTGGTCGTGGTAAAGGAGGTAAAGGTCTTGGAAAAGGAGGCGCCAAGCGTCATCGTAAAGTTCTTCGTGATAACATCCAGGGTATCACCAAGCCCGCTATCCGTCGTTTGGCCCGTCGTGGTGGTGTCAAACGTATCTCAGGTCTCATCTACGAAGAAACTCGTGGTGTACTGAAGGTATTCTTGGAGAACGTCATCCGTGATGCCGTCACCTACACCGAGCATGCCAAGAGAAAGACCGTCACCGCCATGGATGTCGTCTATGCTCTGAAACGCCAAGGCCGTACTTTGTACGGATTTGGTGGTTAG
- the LOC144438228 gene encoding histone H2A-like — MSGRGKAGKAKGKAKSRSSRAGLQFPVGRVHRFLRKGNYAKRVGAGAPVYLAAVLEYLAAEILELAGNAARDNKKTRIIPRHLQLAVRNDEELNKLMGGVTIAQGGVLPNIQAVLLPKKTQSKK, encoded by the coding sequence ATGTCTGGACGTGGTAAAGCAGGTAAAGCTAAGGGTAAAGCAAAGAGCCGTTCCAGCCGTGCTGGTTTACAGTTCCCAGTCGGACGTGTGCACCGTTTCCTTCGCAAAGGCAACTATGCTAAACGCGTTGGTGCAGGTGCTCCAGTCTACTTGGCTGCCGTTCTCGAATACTTGGCTGCAGAAATCCTAGAGTTGGCAGGAAATGCTGCCCGTGACAACAAGAAGACAAGAATCATTCCACGTCACTTGCAGTTGGCTGTCCGAAATGACGAAGAATTGAACAAACTGATGGGTGGTGTTACCATTGCCCAAGGTGGTGTATTGCCAAACATCCAGGCAGTACTTTTACCAAAGAAGACTCAATCCAAAAAGTAA
- the LOC144438229 gene encoding histone H4, which produces MSGRGKGGKGLGKGGAKRHRKVLRDNIQGITKPAIRRLARRGGVKRISGLIYEETRGVLKVFLENVIRDAVTYTEHAKRKTVTAMDVVYALKRQGRTLYGFGG; this is translated from the coding sequence ATGTCTGGTCGTGGTAAAGGAGGAAAGGGTCTAGGAAAAGGAGGCGCCAAGCGTCATCGTAAAGTTCTACGTGATAACATCCAGGGTATCACCAAACCAGCTATCCGTCGTTTGGCCCGCCGTGGTGGTGTCAAACGTATCTCAGGTCTCATCTACGAAGAAACTCGTGGTGTACTGAAGGTGTTCTTGGAGAATGTCATCCGTGATGCCGTCACCTACACCGAGCACGCCAAGAGAAAGACCGTCACCGCCATGGATGTCGTCTATGCTCTGAAACGCCAAGGCCGTACTTTGTACGGATTTGGTGGTTAG
- the LOC144437774 gene encoding histone H4, translating to MSGRGKGGKGLGKGGAKRHRKVLRDNIQGITKPAIRRLARRGGVKRISGLIYEETRGVLKVFLENVIRDAVTYTEHAKRKTVTAMDVVYALKRQGRTLYGFGG from the coding sequence ATGTCTGGTCGTGGTAAAGGAGGTAAAGGTCTAGGAAAAGGAGGCGCCAAGCGTCATCGTAAAGTTCTTCGTGATAACATCCAGGGTATCACCAAACCAGCTATCCGTCGTTTGGCCCGTCGTGGTGGTGTCAAACGTATCTCTGGTCTCATCTACGAAGAAACCCGTGGTGTACTGAAGGTGTTCTTGGAGAATGTCATCCGTGATGCCGTCACATACACCGAGCACGCCAAGAGAAAGACCGTCACCGCCATGGATGTCGTCTATGCTCTGAAACGCCAAGGCCGTACTTTGTACGGATTTGGTGGTTAG